From the Ciona intestinalis chromosome 2, KH, whole genome shotgun sequence genome, one window contains:
- the LOC100176486 gene encoding uncharacterized protein LOC100176486 isoform X1, giving the protein MEYSQFLLLFVVLTAIFCQVQSVGFDVGDTRPSCLQSLKNCKRNSTCKEVYKSVKNKCKAKEAQCNARTADLQQCAMDIAYLREAAFPIDNKCICHGKSLSLKKLVRCSEILNTVYANPCFEKGERIRQEAIRIASVTMRAAVATEIDDVTQTPKYDVVSDVALMASTTSAPDTLGENLGEVAADQGDIKSGVRVSDVEKKMESVSEEDMQDVDALFATDPELRSFDDGWEFSDDTGAFDGINAEEEEVKIDIEQGEEEELVMEEEEEELEEMENEVSQEEDLEEVDEMNVEDVSESTEKLDEFVEEIIQSGNENIFADDEDDDVESDGNQLEDKGTVDYPEIDHNKLDPECDKTIPAEVSNESSKRAEENATLEITLFTCGAILVLLVLVATGFLVQKRRKKINYTSGQFDNRSKEPKRKTFKMRHPTIVIRSLQNKETCLKAKGLLRHQHV; this is encoded by the exons atggaatattctCAATTCCTCTTGCTCTTTGTGGTGTTGACAGCTATTTTCTGCCAAGTTCAAAGCGTTGGTTTCGACGTGGGCGACACTAGACCGTCTTGTCTTCAATCGCTAAAAAACTGCAAACGTAACTCAACGTGTAAGGAAGTTTATAAATCGGTGAAGAACAAATGCAAG GCGAAGGAAGCTCAGTGCAACGCCAGAACGGCTGATCTACAACAATGCGCTATGGACATTGCCTACCTGAGGGAGGCCGCGTTTCCAATAGATAATAAATGCATATGTCACGGCAAGTCTTTGTCATTGAAG AAACTGGTACGATGCAGTGAAATCTTGAACACAGTCTACGCGAACCCATGTTTCG AGAAGGGTGAGAGAATTCGCCAAGAGGCGATTAGGATTGCTTCCGTCACAATGCGTGCGGCGGTTGCCACAgaaattgatgacgtcacacaaacCCCAAAATATGACGTTGTAAGCG ATGTGGCACTCATGGCAAGCACTACCAGTGCTCCGGACACACTTGGTGAAAATCTCGGCGAAGTGGCAGCAGACCAAGGCGACATAAAAAGTGGCGTCAGAGTGTCAGACGTTGAAAAGAAGATGGAGTCTGTATCTGAGGAAGACATGCAAGACGTGGATGCCCTCTTTGCTACGGATCCCGAGTTGAGAAGTTTTGATGATGGTTGGGAGTTTTCCGATGATACTGGTGCCTTTGATGGAATAAATGCAGAGGAAGAAGAGGTGAAAATAGACATAGAGCAAGGAGAGGAAGAAGAACTAGTaatggaagaagaagaagaagagttAGAAGAAATGGAGAATGAAGTTTCTCAGGAGGAAGACTTGGAAGAGGTGGATGAAATGAACGTGGAAGACGTTTCAGAAAGCACGGAAAAACTTGACGAGTTTGTGGAAGAAATAATTCAGAGTGGAAACGAAAACATTTTTGCTGATGACGAAGACGATGACGTAGAGAGTGACGGAAATCAGCTAGAAGATAAGGGGACGGTGGATTATCCAGAGATAGACCACAACAAACTTGACCCAGAGT GTGACAAGACCATTCCTGCTGAAGTGTCGAATGAATCCAGTAAAAGGGCTGAAGAAAATGCAACACTCG AGATAACCCTTTTCACCTGCGGAGCAATTTTAGTGCTGCTGGTTTTGGTGGCGACAGGCTTTCTGGTACAAAAAAG gcGGAAAAAAATCAACTACACATCTGGTCAATTCGACAATAGGTCGAAAGAACCAAAGagaaaaacctttaaaatgcGTCATCCGACCATCGTCATTCGGTCTCTACAAAACAAAGAGACTTGTTTAAAGGCGAAAGGTCTATTGCGACATcaacatgtttaa
- the LOC100176486 gene encoding uncharacterized protein LOC100176486 isoform X2, with product MEYSQFLLLFVVLTAIFCQVQSVGFDVGDTRPSCLQSLKNCKRNSTCKEVYKSVKNKCKAKEAQCNARTADLQQCAMDIAYLREAAFPIDNKCICHGKSLSLKKLVRCSEILNTVYANPCFDVALMASTTSAPDTLGENLGEVAADQGDIKSGVRVSDVEKKMESVSEEDMQDVDALFATDPELRSFDDGWEFSDDTGAFDGINAEEEEVKIDIEQGEEEELVMEEEEEELEEMENEVSQEEDLEEVDEMNVEDVSESTEKLDEFVEEIIQSGNENIFADDEDDDVESDGNQLEDKGTVDYPEIDHNKLDPECDKTIPAEVSNESSKRAEENATLEITLFTCGAILVLLVLVATGFLVQKRRKKINYTSGQFDNRSKEPKRKTFKMRHPTIVIRSLQNKETCLKAKGLLRHQHV from the exons atggaatattctCAATTCCTCTTGCTCTTTGTGGTGTTGACAGCTATTTTCTGCCAAGTTCAAAGCGTTGGTTTCGACGTGGGCGACACTAGACCGTCTTGTCTTCAATCGCTAAAAAACTGCAAACGTAACTCAACGTGTAAGGAAGTTTATAAATCGGTGAAGAACAAATGCAAG GCGAAGGAAGCTCAGTGCAACGCCAGAACGGCTGATCTACAACAATGCGCTATGGACATTGCCTACCTGAGGGAGGCCGCGTTTCCAATAGATAATAAATGCATATGTCACGGCAAGTCTTTGTCATTGAAG AAACTGGTACGATGCAGTGAAATCTTGAACACAGTCTACGCGAACCCATGTTTCG ATGTGGCACTCATGGCAAGCACTACCAGTGCTCCGGACACACTTGGTGAAAATCTCGGCGAAGTGGCAGCAGACCAAGGCGACATAAAAAGTGGCGTCAGAGTGTCAGACGTTGAAAAGAAGATGGAGTCTGTATCTGAGGAAGACATGCAAGACGTGGATGCCCTCTTTGCTACGGATCCCGAGTTGAGAAGTTTTGATGATGGTTGGGAGTTTTCCGATGATACTGGTGCCTTTGATGGAATAAATGCAGAGGAAGAAGAGGTGAAAATAGACATAGAGCAAGGAGAGGAAGAAGAACTAGTaatggaagaagaagaagaagagttAGAAGAAATGGAGAATGAAGTTTCTCAGGAGGAAGACTTGGAAGAGGTGGATGAAATGAACGTGGAAGACGTTTCAGAAAGCACGGAAAAACTTGACGAGTTTGTGGAAGAAATAATTCAGAGTGGAAACGAAAACATTTTTGCTGATGACGAAGACGATGACGTAGAGAGTGACGGAAATCAGCTAGAAGATAAGGGGACGGTGGATTATCCAGAGATAGACCACAACAAACTTGACCCAGAGT GTGACAAGACCATTCCTGCTGAAGTGTCGAATGAATCCAGTAAAAGGGCTGAAGAAAATGCAACACTCG AGATAACCCTTTTCACCTGCGGAGCAATTTTAGTGCTGCTGGTTTTGGTGGCGACAGGCTTTCTGGTACAAAAAAG gcGGAAAAAAATCAACTACACATCTGGTCAATTCGACAATAGGTCGAAAGAACCAAAGagaaaaacctttaaaatgcGTCATCCGACCATCGTCATTCGGTCTCTACAAAACAAAGAGACTTGTTTAAAGGCGAAAGGTCTATTGCGACATcaacatgtttaa